A genomic window from Algoriphagus sp. Y33 includes:
- a CDS encoding YncE family protein codes for MKLKQLLWASALLSVSFGCSDSGEEKPLGKYDNGILIMNEGSFGTNDGEVFHLNPNTEELLPNIFEAENSRPFAGLIEDMILEGDRLYLVANTGKVEIVNPGDFKSRGAVAAELDQPRSLAVNGSKLFISDYGPYDDNYGTPDSYIAVVNGLDGGVVSKKIAVSNKPEALYSHGNYILVTGSEENKIEIIDATQEAVITTIDLDASPKQFYAEDGILWIYATTSEEVIFYTLNLSSLTLGNTYSIPVANATKSIAFDGDDEMYILTSSGYPAYNDAVYSIDIQGNTATAMELMTGSGFYGIGYDDNLDQIYVANSNAFQGNGTVTVLSETGAVIRSFEVGRGPSGFLFY; via the coding sequence ATGAAATTAAAACAACTACTCTGGGCGTCCGCCTTGCTTTCAGTCTCTTTTGGCTGCTCTGACAGCGGCGAAGAAAAACCTTTAGGCAAGTATGACAATGGCATTCTGATCATGAACGAAGGCAGTTTCGGAACCAATGACGGTGAAGTATTTCACCTGAATCCAAACACGGAAGAACTTCTTCCCAATATTTTCGAAGCAGAGAATTCCCGTCCTTTTGCCGGTTTGATCGAGGATATGATACTTGAAGGGGACAGGTTGTATTTGGTCGCCAACACAGGTAAAGTAGAAATTGTAAATCCCGGTGATTTCAAAAGCCGTGGAGCGGTGGCAGCAGAATTGGATCAACCACGATCTCTGGCTGTAAATGGAAGCAAACTTTTCATCAGTGACTATGGGCCTTATGATGACAACTATGGCACCCCGGATTCTTATATTGCTGTAGTGAACGGGCTTGATGGTGGGGTAGTTTCAAAGAAAATTGCTGTTTCTAATAAACCTGAAGCTCTTTACTCTCACGGAAACTATATTTTAGTGACTGGTTCTGAAGAAAATAAAATTGAAATCATTGACGCAACTCAGGAGGCGGTAATTACCACCATCGATCTGGATGCCTCTCCAAAGCAGTTCTATGCGGAAGACGGCATACTTTGGATTTATGCCACAACAAGTGAAGAGGTCATATTCTACACTTTAAATCTTAGCAGCCTTACTTTAGGAAATACTTATTCTATTCCCGTTGCTAACGCCACTAAAAGCATTGCTTTCGATGGCGATGATGAAATGTACATTTTGACTAGTTCGGGATACCCAGCTTACAATGATGCTGTATATTCAATTGACATCCAAGGAAACACTGCTACGGCTATGGAACTGATGACTGGCTCGGGATTCTACGGAATTGGTTATGATGATAACTTAGATCAAATCTATGTTGCCAACTCCAATGCCTTCCAAGGAAATGGAACTGTAACCGTTCTTTCCGAAACAGGGGCTGTGATCAGAAGTTTTGAAGTAGGAAGGGGACCGTCAGGATTCTTATTTTACTGA
- a CDS encoding TonB-dependent receptor yields MTLLLWVYTFVGFSPISQDTIPLAEVEVYAPALDKFAQGQKVINWTKNELVAYQGRSLGDILQERSPVFVRQYGAGMIASPSFRGTSAGHTAVFWNGLPINSPSLGQSDLSILPISSIDQVSVQFGNAGALFGNEAIGGSIHLGTGSEFGKGLQAGISQQIGSFGLLKTSGFAGFSSENFSSKTKIYREFSKNNFPYKDLGQFGTPEVKEDHAQVEQIGIVQDLAWNLSRTHQLKTAFWWNKTNREVQPVMGSQTKDRQEDQAFRAVIDFFHFEEKSIWNLKTGIVRNEQLFNASQNNSTQYFLGGDWDQEVSGKWSSRLGARYTLTKGDLSTYQADDKRIELYQSTKFSATDKLSFALNLRQLVYSGTFAPFTPNLGAEWSFWNAGSQTLQLKTSLGKGFKVPTLNDRFWNPGGNPDLLPEESLSGEIGLTWSNNGKLNWNQGLTYYKMSVDNWIIWLPKGSFWTPENIKKVSSQGLEYQGNLAGNFLSWEWELTTSYTYSKAITTKGQNENDQSVGKQLPYSPQHQANGKVQVKKSGFTTSIGTYFVGERSVTADNPRMMSSFQLFNFGMGYDRLELGKVHFPVSFQINNLLNTDYQVLYLRAMPGRSYQFNLSILL; encoded by the coding sequence ATGACTTTGCTTTTGTGGGTTTACACATTTGTCGGCTTTAGCCCGATCAGTCAGGATACGATTCCCTTGGCTGAGGTGGAAGTCTATGCACCGGCTTTGGATAAATTTGCCCAAGGACAGAAAGTAATCAATTGGACAAAAAATGAATTGGTGGCTTACCAAGGCCGCTCACTGGGTGATATCCTTCAAGAGCGATCCCCGGTTTTTGTACGGCAATATGGTGCGGGAATGATAGCCTCCCCTTCCTTTCGCGGCACTTCAGCAGGCCATACGGCAGTATTCTGGAATGGACTGCCGATCAACAGCCCCTCTCTCGGACAAAGCGACCTGTCCATTTTACCTATTTCCTCCATCGATCAGGTAAGTGTACAGTTTGGAAATGCCGGAGCACTTTTTGGAAATGAAGCCATAGGTGGAAGTATTCACCTAGGCACTGGCTCTGAATTTGGAAAAGGGCTTCAAGCAGGAATTTCACAGCAAATCGGCAGCTTTGGTCTACTCAAAACCAGTGGATTTGCAGGTTTCTCATCGGAAAATTTCAGCAGCAAGACAAAAATCTATCGAGAATTTTCAAAGAATAATTTCCCCTACAAAGACCTAGGTCAATTCGGCACCCCGGAAGTGAAAGAAGACCATGCTCAAGTAGAGCAGATTGGAATTGTTCAGGATCTGGCATGGAATCTTAGCAGGACTCACCAGCTCAAAACCGCTTTCTGGTGGAATAAAACAAATAGGGAAGTCCAGCCGGTAATGGGTTCGCAAACCAAGGACAGGCAGGAAGATCAGGCCTTCAGGGCGGTCATAGATTTCTTTCATTTTGAGGAGAAGTCGATATGGAATCTGAAAACAGGGATTGTCCGAAACGAGCAGCTCTTCAATGCCAGCCAAAACAACAGCACACAATACTTTCTTGGGGGAGACTGGGATCAAGAGGTTTCCGGCAAATGGTCCTCAAGACTAGGTGCGAGATACACGCTGACAAAAGGAGATTTGAGCACCTATCAAGCGGATGATAAACGTATCGAATTATATCAAAGCACGAAATTCTCCGCTACGGACAAGCTATCTTTTGCCTTAAACCTCCGTCAGTTGGTTTATTCCGGCACTTTCGCGCCTTTCACTCCAAATCTGGGGGCTGAGTGGAGCTTTTGGAATGCAGGTTCCCAAACCTTACAGTTGAAAACATCCCTGGGAAAAGGCTTCAAAGTCCCCACGCTGAATGACAGATTTTGGAATCCCGGCGGAAACCCCGACCTGCTTCCTGAAGAAAGTCTTAGCGGTGAAATTGGCTTGACTTGGAGCAATAATGGAAAACTCAACTGGAATCAAGGATTGACCTATTACAAAATGTCCGTGGACAATTGGATCATTTGGCTACCTAAAGGAAGTTTCTGGACTCCTGAAAATATCAAAAAAGTCAGCAGCCAAGGATTGGAATATCAAGGTAATTTGGCAGGCAATTTTCTCTCTTGGGAATGGGAATTGACGACTTCATACACCTACTCCAAAGCGATAACGACCAAAGGTCAAAACGAAAATGATCAGTCCGTAGGAAAGCAGCTTCCTTACTCACCGCAACACCAAGCCAATGGTAAAGTTCAGGTAAAGAAATCGGGATTCACCACCTCCATTGGAACCTATTTCGTGGGCGAAAGATCCGTCACTGCTGACAATCCCCGCATGATGTCCTCATTTCAGCTCTTCAATTTCGGGATGGGCTATGACAGACTTGAGCTTGGAAAAGTTCACTTCCCCGTAAGTTTTCAAATCAACAATCTACTCAATACCGACTATCAAGTACTCTATCTAAGAGCAATGCCGGGAAGATCTTATCAATTCAACTTATCTATATTATTATGA
- a CDS encoding ABC transporter substrate-binding protein produces MKNVLFSALFASFLLFVMFSLSGCNEKNATYEGKPGKIDLSYASGFTISRGNGLWELEVTQAWAGTDRVFTYLVLEENTEKPEGDFDAVIQLPVGKIILTSTTHIPHLDILNVTEKLIGFPNLELISSEKTWEQIDAGRVEDLGAGPSANTEMVIDLDPDWIMISTQGDDLKYLDLLEQAKIPAVINGEYVEQHPLGRAEWIKFTGVLLGKYEEAVVAFDKVEKDYLEAEKLSDLIIDSLRPSVLSGVLYEDVWYAPGSESWGANILENAGGNYIFSDQKGTGSAQLNYEFVLENALEADFWIGSADFPDLQAMGESEPRYKAFRAYQSGNVFSYTQKRGRAGGLEYFELGYMRPDLILKDLIKILHPELLSDYQLYFYKQLDAKK; encoded by the coding sequence GTGAAAAACGTCTTGTTTAGTGCCTTATTCGCCTCTTTTTTGTTGTTTGTAATGTTTTCTTTATCAGGATGTAATGAGAAGAATGCAACGTATGAGGGCAAACCGGGAAAAATAGACTTGAGCTATGCTTCAGGATTTACAATTTCACGTGGGAATGGTCTTTGGGAGTTGGAAGTGACTCAGGCATGGGCTGGTACTGACAGGGTATTTACCTACTTGGTTTTGGAAGAAAATACCGAAAAACCTGAAGGTGATTTCGACGCAGTCATTCAACTCCCGGTGGGAAAAATAATCCTTACATCGACCACCCACATTCCACATCTGGATATACTGAATGTGACAGAAAAATTGATTGGGTTTCCGAATTTGGAATTGATTTCTTCGGAGAAAACATGGGAACAAATTGATGCCGGACGAGTGGAGGACTTGGGGGCGGGGCCTTCGGCAAATACAGAAATGGTAATTGATTTGGATCCTGATTGGATTATGATTTCTACTCAGGGTGATGATCTGAAGTACTTGGATTTGCTGGAGCAAGCCAAGATTCCCGCCGTGATCAATGGAGAATATGTGGAGCAGCATCCGCTTGGGAGAGCTGAGTGGATCAAGTTTACGGGTGTACTGTTGGGGAAATATGAGGAAGCTGTAGTGGCTTTTGATAAGGTTGAAAAAGACTATTTGGAAGCTGAGAAATTGAGTGATTTGATTATTGATTCGCTTCGCCCTTCTGTCCTTAGCGGCGTGCTTTATGAGGATGTTTGGTATGCTCCGGGGAGCGAGAGCTGGGGAGCGAATATCCTCGAAAATGCGGGGGGGAATTATATTTTTTCAGATCAGAAAGGAACAGGAAGCGCACAGTTGAATTATGAGTTTGTCCTTGAAAATGCACTGGAAGCTGATTTCTGGATAGGTTCTGCTGATTTTCCTGATTTGCAGGCTATGGGTGAGTCGGAGCCACGCTACAAAGCTTTTAGAGCTTATCAGTCAGGAAATGTGTTTTCTTATACGCAGAAGCGGGGGAGAGCGGGTGGACTGGAATATTTTGAGCTGGGATACATGCGGCCGGATCTGATCCTCAAAGATCTGATCAAAATCCTTCATCCTGAATTACTTTCAGATTATCAGTTGTATTTTTATAAACAACTCGATGCAAAAAAGTAG
- a CDS encoding iron ABC transporter permease: protein MQKSSPLILLSATLILLLMSFLLNVSLGSVSISPSEILSGVFTGEWTKASREQIILNYRIPKALVAIFAGIGLSISGLQMQTFFRNPLAGPYVLGISSGAGLGVAILMLAGSAFGLSTFGGAINPWAIAIAGSLGASLVLLTVSFAAWKVKDSMTLLIVGLMFGSTVSAIISVLSYFSGAEALKLFTMWSMGSLGGLVWNQVWALGLVMFIGIIPVIASVKSYNGMLLGESYAKSMGINPDRLRWLMILSTGLLAGSITAFCGPIAFIGIAVPHLARMVCKTSDHRILFPASGLIGASLLLLCDAMGQMPGSAQTLPINAVTSLVGAPIVISLVLRKNFSKEF from the coding sequence ATGCAAAAAAGTAGTCCACTTATTCTTCTTTCTGCCACGCTGATTTTGTTGCTTATGAGCTTTCTGCTTAATGTCAGCTTGGGGTCGGTGTCTATTTCTCCAAGTGAAATTCTTTCTGGGGTTTTTACCGGTGAATGGACAAAGGCATCGCGCGAGCAGATTATTCTGAACTATAGAATTCCCAAAGCTTTAGTCGCAATTTTTGCAGGGATAGGACTCAGCATCAGTGGTCTTCAGATGCAGACTTTTTTCAGAAACCCACTTGCAGGCCCTTATGTGTTGGGAATTAGTTCAGGAGCTGGGCTTGGCGTGGCGATATTGATGTTGGCCGGATCGGCCTTTGGATTGTCCACTTTTGGCGGAGCTATCAATCCTTGGGCAATTGCGATTGCAGGCTCATTAGGGGCAAGTTTGGTATTACTCACCGTGAGTTTCGCAGCATGGAAGGTCAAAGATAGCATGACTCTTCTGATTGTCGGTTTGATGTTTGGATCTACTGTATCTGCGATTATTTCTGTTCTTTCCTATTTTTCGGGAGCGGAAGCATTGAAGCTTTTTACCATGTGGTCGATGGGTAGTCTGGGTGGCTTGGTTTGGAATCAGGTCTGGGCGTTGGGACTGGTGATGTTTATAGGGATTATTCCCGTGATTGCTTCGGTCAAATCGTACAATGGAATGCTTCTGGGTGAAAGCTATGCGAAAAGTATGGGGATCAACCCTGATCGTCTACGTTGGTTGATGATTCTCAGCACAGGCTTACTTGCCGGAAGTATTACGGCCTTTTGCGGACCAATTGCATTTATAGGGATTGCAGTACCACACTTGGCAAGGATGGTTTGTAAGACTTCAGATCACCGGATTCTTTTTCCTGCTTCAGGGCTGATTGGAGCAAGTTTGTTACTCTTGTGCGATGCTATGGGTCAGATGCCTGGATCGGCTCAGACGCTGCCTATCAATGCAGTGACATCACTGGTCGGAGCCCCGATAGTGATTAGTTTGGTGCTTCGAAAAAATTTCAGCAAAGAATTTTAG
- a CDS encoding ABC transporter ATP-binding protein, whose product MKQTSIIGKNLSLGYTKGKVQKEILSGLNFELLAGEMTCLLGPNGVGKSTLVKAVLGQLQPFKGEVLLNGKPVLSYAKEVLAKGLSVVLTEPFLPGNMTVGQLVAMGRIPHTNWTGKLTDGDRKVVENALEATKIDYLRDERLSEISDGQRQKALIARALAQDGKVMVLDEPTAHLDLVNRYEIMHLLRDISKSQGKSILVVTHDLEIALETADRFWLLNCGTPLISGLPEDLVISGQINQLLPGENFRFSVAKGRIESKGEELKFEIFGPKELVTWVSKALEKAGFKELAEAVEVKSDPFYLKYMGKKFHSVEGFLDFLMHD is encoded by the coding sequence ATGAAGCAGACATCAATCATAGGTAAAAATCTCAGTCTAGGATATACCAAAGGGAAAGTTCAGAAAGAGATTTTGAGTGGATTGAATTTTGAGCTTTTGGCAGGTGAAATGACCTGCTTGCTTGGGCCGAACGGGGTAGGGAAATCAACTTTGGTAAAAGCTGTTTTGGGACAGTTGCAGCCATTCAAAGGGGAAGTGTTGCTGAATGGAAAACCTGTTTTGTCCTACGCTAAGGAAGTCTTGGCCAAAGGGCTTTCAGTGGTACTGACTGAACCTTTTCTACCCGGTAATATGACAGTGGGTCAATTGGTGGCGATGGGGCGGATTCCTCATACAAATTGGACGGGAAAGCTGACTGACGGTGATCGAAAAGTAGTTGAAAACGCACTTGAGGCTACGAAAATAGATTACCTGCGTGATGAGAGACTTTCCGAAATAAGCGATGGTCAGCGGCAAAAAGCATTGATCGCCAGGGCGCTGGCACAAGATGGAAAGGTGATGGTATTGGATGAACCCACCGCTCATCTGGATTTGGTGAATCGCTATGAAATCATGCACTTGCTAAGGGATATTTCCAAGAGTCAGGGAAAGTCAATTCTGGTGGTGACACATGATTTGGAGATTGCACTGGAAACAGCCGATAGATTTTGGTTACTCAATTGTGGCACACCACTGATTTCAGGTTTACCGGAGGATTTGGTGATTTCCGGGCAAATCAATCAGTTATTGCCCGGAGAGAATTTTCGGTTTAGTGTGGCAAAAGGGAGAATTGAATCGAAAGGGGAAGAGTTGAAATTTGAGATTTTTGGCCCAAAAGAATTGGTGACTTGGGTTTCAAAAGCACTTGAAAAGGCTGGTTTCAAGGAGTTGGCAGAAGCTGTTGAAGTGAAAAGCGATCCTTTTTACCTCAAATACATGGGCAAAAAATTCCATAGTGTAGAAGGGTTTTTGGACTTTTTGATGCATGACTAA
- a CDS encoding DUF5687 family protein yields MLVELIRLELLKSFRSTAFAKSLMVAIFLGFLAVMLLGYLLMAGIFLSRILAELAEGQDPIQVLNSGLIFFFLVEFMYRYFLQQLPVIELESLLHLPISKKKIMHMLLGRSFFSMLSVIALVLFTPFAFTEIAAEYSVSGAVTWLGTVVLISWSLHWFMLWFKQRFEDSLIGVVIVFIVLLLGGGSTYMGWFNLGELVAPFFTFAMSSFLPLAAMLIVCLVGYYLAFSYYLNNAYLEDLAKEEEARFVNQSVGFFSRFGMAGELANLEWKLIIRHKKSRSFLMLSAFFLLYGMIFYDNPQYNNTGDGGFSFIFIFVGIFITGIFMIQYGQLFLSWNSGYFDFFLNRKDGVKNLVKGKYLLLLSISLLCFLLSIPYVYFGWKFLLIHLATFLFNAGILIHLIIYLAIWKPKPMDLNKGAMFNYEGVGAAQFLMIIPMMVAPYVIYVPFALLFNSYVGLLALGTIGVVGILFFNKLSTINVNRVLKNRYEISSSFRQEL; encoded by the coding sequence ATGCTAGTTGAACTGATCCGTCTGGAACTCCTAAAAAGCTTCCGATCTACGGCATTTGCCAAAAGCCTGATGGTAGCTATTTTTCTCGGTTTTCTGGCAGTTATGCTTTTGGGATACCTGTTGATGGCAGGGATTTTCCTTAGTAGAATTTTGGCAGAACTTGCCGAAGGCCAAGACCCTATTCAGGTGCTGAATTCGGGTTTGATTTTCTTCTTTTTGGTGGAGTTTATGTATAGATATTTTCTACAGCAACTTCCTGTCATTGAGTTGGAAAGTCTGTTGCATCTTCCCATTTCGAAGAAAAAAATCATGCATATGCTGCTGGGAAGATCGTTCTTTTCTATGCTAAGCGTCATTGCTTTGGTGCTTTTTACTCCTTTTGCATTTACCGAAATAGCTGCTGAGTACAGCGTTTCGGGGGCGGTGACCTGGTTGGGAACGGTAGTGTTGATCAGTTGGTCTTTGCATTGGTTTATGCTTTGGTTCAAACAGCGTTTTGAGGACAGCCTGATCGGTGTAGTGATTGTATTTATCGTCCTTCTGTTGGGCGGTGGGTCGACTTATATGGGCTGGTTCAATCTGGGAGAACTGGTAGCTCCGTTTTTCACATTTGCCATGAGTAGTTTTCTTCCCTTGGCTGCGATGCTGATCGTTTGCTTAGTGGGGTATTATCTCGCTTTCTCTTATTATCTGAACAATGCTTATCTGGAGGATTTGGCGAAGGAAGAGGAGGCTCGGTTTGTCAATCAATCGGTTGGATTCTTTTCGAGATTTGGAATGGCTGGAGAGCTTGCCAATCTGGAGTGGAAGCTGATCATACGGCACAAAAAGAGCAGAAGTTTCTTGATGCTGAGTGCCTTTTTCTTATTGTATGGGATGATTTTCTACGATAATCCTCAGTATAATAATACTGGAGATGGCGGGTTTAGTTTCATCTTTATTTTTGTGGGGATTTTTATTACAGGAATATTCATGATCCAGTATGGACAGCTGTTCTTAAGCTGGAATTCTGGTTATTTTGATTTTTTCCTTAATCGAAAAGATGGTGTAAAAAATCTGGTAAAAGGGAAATACTTGCTGCTGCTATCCATCTCCCTGTTATGCTTTTTGCTGTCTATTCCTTATGTTTATTTTGGGTGGAAATTCTTATTGATCCACTTGGCCACCTTCCTGTTCAATGCGGGTATTCTGATTCATTTGATTATCTATCTGGCTATTTGGAAGCCAAAACCAATGGATCTGAATAAGGGGGCAATGTTCAATTACGAAGGGGTGGGAGCAGCCCAGTTTTTGATGATTATCCCGATGATGGTTGCTCCCTATGTGATATACGTTCCTTTTGCCCTGCTTTTCAATTCCTATGTGGGACTGCTGGCTCTGGGAACCATAGGCGTGGTGGGAATCTTATTCTTCAACAAGCTTTCAACTATTAATGTAAATCGGGTATTGAAAAACCGATACGAAATTTCATCTTCATTCCGTCAAGAGTTATGA
- a CDS encoding ABC transporter ATP-binding protein has protein sequence MIQVTDLKKQYKEAVVLDVANLTIPKSECFGLVGNNGAGKTTLFRIMLDLVRASQGRVEIDSKDVSKSEDWKSTTGAYLDEHMLLSYLTADEYFQTLRKIYGLSEADLQLHLSKFTELFNDEIVGKKKYIRDLSKGNLKKVGIAAALMGNPEVVFLDEPFENLDPSSQIRLKKLILQEKENSQVTFLISSHDLNHVTDICNRIVLLEKGKIINDLRDKSAMLTELDAYFTG, from the coding sequence ATGATCCAAGTTACTGATCTCAAAAAACAATACAAGGAAGCCGTAGTCCTCGATGTGGCCAATCTGACCATTCCCAAATCTGAGTGCTTTGGATTGGTTGGAAACAATGGCGCTGGCAAGACGACTTTGTTTAGAATTATGCTCGATCTTGTAAGAGCCTCGCAAGGAAGGGTAGAGATTGATTCTAAGGACGTAAGTAAATCAGAAGACTGGAAGTCCACCACTGGAGCATACTTGGACGAGCATATGCTATTGTCTTACCTGACCGCCGATGAATATTTCCAGACGCTTCGTAAAATATATGGCCTATCCGAAGCAGATTTGCAGCTTCATCTGAGCAAGTTTACAGAGCTGTTCAATGATGAGATCGTGGGGAAGAAGAAATATATCCGTGATCTATCGAAAGGTAATTTGAAGAAAGTGGGGATCGCGGCTGCCCTGATGGGAAATCCTGAGGTAGTGTTTCTAGATGAGCCATTTGAGAACTTGGATCCCAGCTCTCAGATCCGGTTGAAGAAGCTGATCCTTCAGGAAAAGGAGAATTCTCAGGTTACCTTCTTGATATCCAGCCATGATTTGAACCATGTGACGGATATTTGTAATCGTATTGTCTTACTTGAAAAAGGCAAGATCATCAATGACCTGAGAGATAAATCCGCGATGCTGACCGAGCTGGATGCTTATTTTACAGGCTGA
- a CDS encoding Fic family protein — MPYDRNIPFNDLPLLPLSREVEEDITILKKLVTSSRALASVNASVLRLPNPTMLVNTIALQEAKSSTAIENIFTTEDELYKAVSDLIQEERADSATKEVLRYREALWEGYATMKDKSSINQDVILGVFREVKNTNAGFRSPATQTIIKRGNSEFRSGETVYTPPRGEKLLQDLMDNWTEYLGNDDDFPTDPLLKMCISHYQFEAIHPFADGNGRTGRILNQLYLVNKKLLDLPVLYLSKYIITYKEDYYYHLGGVTQRADWKTWILFMLEAVEKTSILTEDLIRQIIVQMNATLEYGKSKIKWYSKEVNELVFSQPYLKPKTLGELMGVSSRTTLTKYFSELVEAKILFPKKDGKEVYYVNEELVSILGD, encoded by the coding sequence ATGCCTTACGATCGAAATATTCCCTTTAATGACTTGCCTTTACTTCCTCTATCCAGGGAAGTGGAAGAAGATATTACGATTCTAAAAAAACTGGTTACTTCATCAAGAGCACTGGCTTCTGTGAATGCCAGCGTACTTCGCTTGCCAAATCCAACGATGCTGGTAAATACCATCGCCCTTCAGGAGGCCAAGAGCTCTACTGCTATTGAGAATATTTTCACTACAGAAGATGAATTGTACAAAGCAGTTTCAGACTTGATTCAAGAGGAAAGAGCGGATTCGGCGACAAAGGAAGTGCTGCGGTATAGAGAAGCACTCTGGGAAGGATATGCAACCATGAAAGATAAGTCTAGCATTAATCAAGATGTGATCTTGGGAGTATTCAGAGAAGTGAAAAATACGAATGCAGGTTTTAGATCTCCTGCCACGCAGACGATTATCAAGCGGGGGAATAGTGAGTTTCGGTCGGGTGAGACAGTTTACACTCCACCCAGGGGAGAGAAGCTGCTTCAGGACTTGATGGATAACTGGACGGAATATCTCGGGAATGACGATGATTTCCCGACTGATCCGCTGCTGAAAATGTGCATTTCCCACTATCAATTCGAAGCGATTCACCCATTTGCAGATGGAAATGGCCGAACGGGCAGAATATTGAATCAGCTCTATTTGGTCAATAAAAAACTACTTGATCTTCCCGTGCTGTATCTGTCAAAATATATCATCACCTACAAGGAAGACTATTATTACCATCTAGGTGGAGTTACACAACGGGCTGACTGGAAGACTTGGATCTTATTTATGCTGGAAGCGGTGGAGAAGACTTCTATTCTCACGGAGGATTTGATCCGTCAAATTATTGTCCAAATGAATGCCACACTTGAGTATGGGAAATCAAAAATCAAATGGTATTCGAAAGAGGTCAATGAACTGGTTTTTTCCCAGCCGTATCTTAAACCCAAAACGCTAGGGGAATTGATGGGAGTGAGTTCAAGAACAACGTTGACGAAGTATTTCTCTGAGTTGGTTGAGGCAAAAATTCTTTTCCCTAAAAAAGACGGCAAAGAAGTGTATTACGTGAATGAAGAGCTTGTCAGCATTTTGGGAGATTGA